From a single Miscanthus floridulus cultivar M001 chromosome 8, ASM1932011v1, whole genome shotgun sequence genomic region:
- the LOC136472371 gene encoding PI-PLC X domain-containing protein At5g67130-like isoform X1: protein MAPARPRPRLLLFFSAALLFFLLFAAHPAAAAQVGDACSSSGGGCGSGMHCSACGAGGDSICTRASPVDPATHGTGLPFNNYSWLTTHNSYALAGAASATGNPLITETNQEDTVTAQLKNGVRGLMLDTYDFDNDVWLCHSFGGKCYNFTAFQPAINVFKEIQTFLDANPSEVVTIFLEDYTATGSLPKVFNASGLMKYWFPVSKMPKSGGNWPLLKDMISQNQRLLVFTSKKSKEASEGIAYEWNYVVENQCRFQYMPCFNGLQSFPFFFLDSFVDQICFIHTDGNDGMVAGKCPNRAESPAMDSKSQSLVLMNFFTTSPSQTGVCGNNSAPLVSMLKTCHDASGNRWPNYIAVDFYMRSDGGGAPLATDIANGHMVCGCDNIAYCKANSTFGTCVIPPPPPPSPPKAPTPGSRGSTAGGDASAGMARSHHLPSQWSFFLGLPSLLLLLLS, encoded by the exons ATGGCGCccgcccgtccccgtccccggcTGCTGCTCTTCTTCTCAGCGGCCCTGCTCTTCTTCTTGCTGTTTGCGGCGCACCCGGCTGCGGCGGCGCAGGTGGGCGACGCgtgctcctcctccggcggcggctgcggctccGGCATGCACTGCAGCGCCTGCGGTGCCGGCGGGGACAGCATCTGCACGCGCGCCAGCCCCGTGGACCCGGCCACCCACGGCACGGGCCTCCCCTTCAACAACTACTCGTGGCTCACCACCCACAACTCCTACGCGCTCGCCGGCGCCGCCTCCGCCACCGGCAACCCACTCATCACCGAGACCAACCAGGAGGACACCGTCACCGCGCAGCTCAAG AATGGTGTTAGGGGCTTGATGCTTGATACTTATGACTTTGACAACGATGTCTGGCTGTGCCACTCATTTGGAGGAAAATGCTACAACTTCACTGCCTTT CAACCTGCCATCAATGTCTTCAAAGAGATCCAGACGTTCCTTGATGCAAACCCATCAGAAGTAGTCACAATTTTTCTTGAAGACTACACCGCAACAGGGTCCTTGCCGAAAGTATTCAATGCTTCTGGCCTTATGAAGTATTGGTTTCCGGTGTCGAAAATGCCAAAGAGCGGTGGCAACTGGCCTCTGCTCAAGGACATGATCAGCCAGAACCAGCGCCTGCTAGTCTTCACATCAAAGAAATCCAAGGAAGCAAGCGAGGGGATCGCATATGAATGGAACTACGTTGTGGAAAACCAATGTAGGTTTCAGTACATGCCCTGTTTCAATGGCCTGCagagttttcctttttttttccttgACTCTTTTGTTGACCAGATTTGCTTTATACACACAGATGGAAATGATGGTATGGTAGCAGGCAAATGCCCCAACCGCGCAGAGTCTCCAGCCATGGATTCGAAAAGCCAGTCGCTTGTTCTGATGAATTTCTTCACGACTAGCCCGAGTCAGACTGGTGTATGCGGAAATAATTCAGCGCCACTCGTTAGCATGCTCAAAACGTGCCATGATGCTTCAGGCAATCGGTGGCCCAACTACATTGCTGTTGATTTCTACATG AGGAGTGACGGTGGAGGAGCTCCCTTAGCTACAGATATTGCAAATGGTCATATGGTATGCGGATGTGACAACATCGCATATTGCAAG GCGAATTCGACCTTTGGCACCTGTGTgataccaccaccgccaccgccgtcgccaccCAAGGCACCCACCCCCGGCAGCAGAGGCTCAACAGCAGGGGGCGATGCTAGCGCGGGAATGGCCCGGTCTCATCATCTGCCCTCGCAATGGAGCTTCTTCCTGGGACTGCCTTCTCTGCTTCTTTTGTTGCTCTCGTGA
- the LOC136472371 gene encoding PI-PLC X domain-containing protein At5g67130-like isoform X2 yields MAPARPRPRLLLFFSAALLFFLLFAAHPAAAAQVGDACSSSGGGCGSGMHCSACGAGGDSICTRASPVDPATHGTGLPFNNYSWLTTHNSYALAGAASATGNPLITETNQEDTVTAQLKNGVRGLMLDTYDFDNDVWLCHSFGGKCYNFTAFQPAINVFKEIQTFLDANPSEVVTIFLEDYTATGSLPKVFNASGLMKYWFPVSKMPKSGGNWPLLKDMISQNQRLLVFTSKKSKEASEGIAYEWNYVVENQYGNDGMVAGKCPNRAESPAMDSKSQSLVLMNFFTTSPSQTGVCGNNSAPLVSMLKTCHDASGNRWPNYIAVDFYMRSDGGGAPLATDIANGHMVCGCDNIAYCKANSTFGTCVIPPPPPPSPPKAPTPGSRGSTAGGDASAGMARSHHLPSQWSFFLGLPSLLLLLLS; encoded by the exons ATGGCGCccgcccgtccccgtccccggcTGCTGCTCTTCTTCTCAGCGGCCCTGCTCTTCTTCTTGCTGTTTGCGGCGCACCCGGCTGCGGCGGCGCAGGTGGGCGACGCgtgctcctcctccggcggcggctgcggctccGGCATGCACTGCAGCGCCTGCGGTGCCGGCGGGGACAGCATCTGCACGCGCGCCAGCCCCGTGGACCCGGCCACCCACGGCACGGGCCTCCCCTTCAACAACTACTCGTGGCTCACCACCCACAACTCCTACGCGCTCGCCGGCGCCGCCTCCGCCACCGGCAACCCACTCATCACCGAGACCAACCAGGAGGACACCGTCACCGCGCAGCTCAAG AATGGTGTTAGGGGCTTGATGCTTGATACTTATGACTTTGACAACGATGTCTGGCTGTGCCACTCATTTGGAGGAAAATGCTACAACTTCACTGCCTTT CAACCTGCCATCAATGTCTTCAAAGAGATCCAGACGTTCCTTGATGCAAACCCATCAGAAGTAGTCACAATTTTTCTTGAAGACTACACCGCAACAGGGTCCTTGCCGAAAGTATTCAATGCTTCTGGCCTTATGAAGTATTGGTTTCCGGTGTCGAAAATGCCAAAGAGCGGTGGCAACTGGCCTCTGCTCAAGGACATGATCAGCCAGAACCAGCGCCTGCTAGTCTTCACATCAAAGAAATCCAAGGAAGCAAGCGAGGGGATCGCATATGAATGGAACTACGTTGTGGAAAACCAAT ATGGAAATGATGGTATGGTAGCAGGCAAATGCCCCAACCGCGCAGAGTCTCCAGCCATGGATTCGAAAAGCCAGTCGCTTGTTCTGATGAATTTCTTCACGACTAGCCCGAGTCAGACTGGTGTATGCGGAAATAATTCAGCGCCACTCGTTAGCATGCTCAAAACGTGCCATGATGCTTCAGGCAATCGGTGGCCCAACTACATTGCTGTTGATTTCTACATG AGGAGTGACGGTGGAGGAGCTCCCTTAGCTACAGATATTGCAAATGGTCATATGGTATGCGGATGTGACAACATCGCATATTGCAAG GCGAATTCGACCTTTGGCACCTGTGTgataccaccaccgccaccgccgtcgccaccCAAGGCACCCACCCCCGGCAGCAGAGGCTCAACAGCAGGGGGCGATGCTAGCGCGGGAATGGCCCGGTCTCATCATCTGCCCTCGCAATGGAGCTTCTTCCTGGGACTGCCTTCTCTGCTTCTTTTGTTGCTCTCGTGA